One genomic region from Hoeflea algicola encodes:
- a CDS encoding DUF669 domain-containing protein, whose translation MVQIAGHYDQNAEPSSGDFDPIPAGEYLAVIEQSEIAEVSSKSEKGRCLVLTWKITGEHFAGRLIWQRLNMWAENMNKLDKVISIANSQFAMVREATGKMNVADTDELLQIPCIIKVKVKTDPTGQYGPQNEITNVKPANAGPAARTAPASRGPAPTTRGPAPGKAPAAGGGNANPFAHLKSGAPAMADDEIPF comes from the coding sequence ATGGTACAGATCGCAGGACACTATGACCAGAATGCCGAACCGTCTTCGGGCGATTTCGACCCGATCCCGGCCGGTGAATATCTGGCCGTGATCGAGCAGTCCGAGATTGCCGAGGTTTCCAGCAAGTCCGAGAAGGGCCGTTGCCTGGTGCTGACGTGGAAGATCACGGGCGAGCACTTCGCAGGTCGTCTGATCTGGCAGCGGCTCAATATGTGGGCCGAGAACATGAACAAGCTCGACAAGGTGATCTCGATTGCCAATTCGCAGTTTGCCATGGTCCGCGAGGCGACCGGCAAGATGAACGTCGCCGACACCGACGAACTTTTGCAGATCCCATGCATCATCAAGGTCAAGGTCAAGACTGACCCGACCGGGCAGTATGGGCCGCAGAATGAGATAACCAACGTCAAGCCCGCCAATGCCGGTCCCGCCGCCCGGACCGCCCCCGCCTCGCGCGGTCCGGCGCCGACGACGCGCGGTCCCGCCCCCGGCAAGGCCCCTGCGGCTGGTGGTGGCAATGCCAATCCGTTCGCGCATCTGAAATCGGGCGCGCCTGCGATGGCGGATGATGAAATTCCATTCTGA